One segment of Acidobacteriota bacterium DNA contains the following:
- a CDS encoding RNA-binding protein — translation MSKKLFVGSLSWDTTDDGLHAAFSPFGEISEAVVINDRYTGRSRGFGFVTFEDDEAADKAIEALNGTELDGRTIRVDVAQARERSGGGGGGGGSNW, via the coding sequence ATGTCGAAGAAATTGTTTGTTGGAAGTTTGAGCTGGGACACGACTGATGACGGCCTCCACGCCGCCTTCAGTCCTTTCGGGGAGATCTCCGAGGCCGTCGTGATCAACGATCGGTACACGGGGCGCTCCCGTGGATTCGGGTTCGTCACGTTTGAAGACGATGAAGCTGCCGACAAGGCCATCGAAGCTCTCAACGGGACCGAACTCGACGGCCGGACCATCAGAGTCGACGTCGCCCAGGCCAGGGAGCGTTCCGGTGGCGGCGGTGGTGGCGGCGGAAGCAACTGGTAA
- a CDS encoding tetratricopeptide repeat protein, producing MSADRARTSPRILAISILFLTSTLVGPALSRAEVVAVHVISREVVPPEPTHGQSEAYEILKGTIDLEVDPDNPANYLIVDLHLAPRNGSGKVEFSTDFELHKPVDATRGSRRLLYFINNRGNKHGGVFNFETEKNWLYSRGFAYLWCGWNSDVIVSDRKLNIRVPVATENGKPIIGRTYSEIYSYADDLVYTLPLTWGGSLPQQPASLDTSTARLTRRQYPWTDPVEVPREHWAFGRFEDGEVVPDPGFLTVTVGIKPGWLYELVYTATNPRIAGLGLAAIRDVVSFFRYEETDDSGFPNPLHEAVDHVYAWGHSQSGRLIYHFVHQDFNGDEKHRLVFDGVIANCPGAGRGLFNSRFAQPTRHGSHLEDNRFPIDTFPFNTVEQVDPVTGERGDALARARASGFLPKMIFINSSTDYWTRAASLLHTDVAGEKDSEIDPSVRIYLVASRAHVDSRIAFVGRALLIALDQWVSRGVDPPPSRIPKISDGSLVDLETWREAFPKIPGVLLPPSYYQPLRLDLGPRWSSQGIADNVPPKTGPRYVALVPQVDADGHEIAGIRLPEVDVPLATFTGWSMRSPVFSSTLRRNAGAVWPMPLTKDDREATNDPRRSIAERYASRADYLLRVVESLVELRRDRLLLDEDVAGLLDQAVEVSTLLGELRPIEEIAAERGPAAAKAVFDTMNAAHAGSWTGTGPRAIARTLNSKGYGLMQSGKLSEALTVFELAVTLDPENANAWDSLGECQMTMKNYDGAVSSFTKSLELDPDNSHAAAMIERASSGSPTDRPFH from the coding sequence ATGTCTGCAGATCGTGCTCGAACATCGCCCAGAATCCTCGCCATCTCCATTCTGTTTTTGACCAGCACACTGGTCGGCCCAGCGTTGTCTCGTGCCGAGGTCGTCGCCGTGCACGTGATCAGCCGCGAGGTGGTTCCACCTGAGCCAACTCACGGGCAGTCGGAGGCATACGAAATCCTGAAAGGGACGATCGACCTTGAGGTGGATCCCGATAACCCTGCCAATTATTTGATCGTGGACCTCCATCTCGCGCCTCGCAACGGGTCCGGCAAGGTCGAGTTCTCGACCGATTTCGAGCTCCACAAACCGGTCGATGCGACCCGCGGCAGCCGACGCCTGCTGTACTTCATCAACAACCGCGGCAATAAGCACGGGGGCGTCTTCAATTTCGAGACTGAAAAGAACTGGCTCTACAGTCGCGGTTTCGCCTACCTGTGGTGCGGGTGGAATTCCGATGTGATCGTGTCCGATAGAAAGTTGAATATCCGCGTGCCGGTCGCCACCGAGAACGGCAAACCGATAATCGGCAGGACGTACTCCGAGATCTACTCCTACGCCGACGACCTCGTCTACACCCTCCCGCTCACCTGGGGCGGATCCCTGCCCCAGCAACCCGCCAGCCTGGATACATCGACCGCCAGGCTGACCAGGCGACAATACCCGTGGACCGATCCGGTCGAGGTGCCGCGCGAGCACTGGGCGTTCGGCCGATTCGAGGATGGTGAGGTCGTGCCCGATCCAGGGTTCTTGACCGTCACCGTGGGAATCAAGCCGGGCTGGTTGTACGAGCTCGTCTACACGGCGACCAATCCACGCATTGCCGGGCTCGGTCTGGCCGCCATCCGCGACGTCGTTTCTTTCTTCCGTTACGAGGAGACCGATGACTCTGGCTTTCCCAACCCGCTCCACGAAGCGGTGGACCACGTCTATGCCTGGGGCCACTCGCAATCCGGTCGATTGATCTACCACTTCGTCCATCAGGATTTCAATGGTGATGAGAAGCATCGACTCGTCTTCGACGGCGTCATCGCCAACTGCCCTGGCGCCGGCAGGGGACTCTTCAACTCCCGCTTCGCACAACCGACCCGCCACGGTTCGCACCTCGAAGATAATCGTTTCCCTATCGACACCTTTCCATTCAACACGGTCGAGCAGGTCGACCCGGTGACCGGCGAGCGCGGCGACGCCCTGGCCAGGGCGCGCGCCTCCGGATTCCTGCCGAAGATGATATTCATCAACTCGTCTACCGACTACTGGACGCGCGCTGCGTCCCTGCTGCACACGGACGTCGCCGGGGAAAAAGACTCAGAGATCGACCCGTCGGTGCGGATCTACCTGGTGGCGTCGCGCGCCCACGTCGACTCGCGAATCGCGTTCGTCGGCCGCGCCCTGTTGATAGCGCTCGACCAGTGGGTCAGCCGTGGCGTCGATCCGCCGCCATCTCGTATCCCGAAGATCTCTGACGGCTCTCTGGTCGATCTCGAAACTTGGCGTGAGGCGTTCCCGAAGATACCGGGTGTTCTCCTGCCGCCGTCGTACTATCAGCCCTTGCGCCTCGACCTCGGGCCGCGCTGGTCGAGCCAGGGAATCGCCGACAACGTACCACCCAAAACCGGCCCGCGCTACGTCGCACTCGTGCCGCAGGTTGATGCCGATGGGCACGAGATCGCCGGGATTCGCCTGCCGGAGGTCGATGTGCCGCTGGCCACCTTCACAGGCTGGAGCATGCGTTCGCCCGTATTCAGCAGCACCCTGCGCAGGAACGCAGGGGCGGTGTGGCCGATGCCCCTGACGAAGGACGACCGCGAGGCGACCAACGATCCAAGGCGATCGATCGCTGAGCGCTATGCCAGCAGGGCGGATTACCTGTTGCGTGTCGTTGAAAGCCTGGTCGAGCTGCGGCGTGACCGCTTGCTGCTCGATGAAGACGTCGCTGGGTTACTCGATCAGGCGGTTGAAGTCTCGACTCTTCTCGGTGAGCTCCGCCCGATCGAGGAAATCGCCGCCGAGCGGGGACCGGCAGCCGCAAAGGCGGTGTTCGACACGATGAACGCTGCTCACGCAGGATCGTGGACAGGGACCGGTCCGCGAGCGATCGCTCGTACGCTCAATTCGAAGGGCTACGGTCTCATGCAATCGGGGAAACTCAGCGAGGCGCTCACCGTGTTCGAGCTCGCTGTCACGCTCGACCCGGAAAACGCCAACGCCTGGGATAGCCTCGGCGAGTGTCAGATGACCATGAAGAACTACGACGGAGCCGTCTCGAGCTTCACGAAATCTCTCGAGCTCGATCCCGATAATTCTCACGCGGCAGCCATGATCGAGCGCGCATCGTCGGGGTCGCCTACTGATCGTCCTTTTCACTGA
- a CDS encoding MerR family transcriptional regulator has protein sequence MSESSTYTIGEIEELTGFDRRTIAYYVQQNLLPRVGRRGPRTRYSQIFLDRLRFIRKIRDLQDRGEMGPMTLVDFRDYFQSTPAETVVDIVEGREPPPEIPRRPAEEERSESPAKGHQHLIAGRNEYEKMAAAPRAEGVQTAPSDRPMSSLREPVPEARTDRAFPTRMYQSLTDMPSGSAPRDTPSGAFHRLTLDAIEKVPGAPVPPRLSDPAPAVEDELREALARLNAVTARQPRAYLRTTETWTRARVTEEVILSARGLSERHLPLLEEVARILRRLTRESEI, from the coding sequence ATGAGCGAGTCATCCACCTACACGATCGGCGAAATCGAGGAGCTTACCGGCTTCGATCGACGAACGATCGCCTATTACGTGCAGCAGAATTTGCTCCCGAGGGTGGGGCGCAGGGGCCCCCGCACCCGCTACTCCCAGATCTTCCTCGACCGGCTGCGTTTCATCAGAAAGATCAGAGATCTCCAGGACCGAGGCGAAATGGGGCCCATGACGCTTGTCGATTTCAGGGACTACTTCCAGAGCACGCCGGCGGAGACCGTGGTGGATATCGTCGAGGGTCGCGAGCCCCCGCCAGAAATTCCACGGCGACCCGCAGAGGAAGAGCGGTCGGAGTCCCCGGCGAAAGGACACCAGCACTTGATCGCAGGCCGCAACGAGTACGAAAAGATGGCTGCCGCTCCCCGCGCGGAGGGTGTGCAAACCGCACCGTCGGATCGACCGATGAGCTCGTTGAGGGAGCCTGTGCCCGAGGCTCGAACGGATCGCGCGTTCCCGACGAGGATGTATCAATCGCTCACCGACATGCCGTCCGGGTCGGCGCCGCGAGACACCCCTTCAGGGGCGTTTCATCGCCTGACCCTCGACGCCATCGAAAAGGTCCCCGGCGCACCGGTGCCGCCGCGGCTGAGCGATCCGGCGCCAGCGGTGGAAGACGAGCTCAGGGAAGCACTCGCCCGACTCAATGCCGTGACCGCGCGCCAGCCCCGAGCCTACCTCCGCACGACCGAAACCTGGACCCGTGCGCGGGTGACCGAAGAGGTCATCCTGTCAGCCCGCGGTCTGAGCGAGAGGCACCTCCCTCTCCTGGAGGAAGTCGCACGAATCCTGAGGCGCTTGACACGAGAGAGCGAAATATGA
- a CDS encoding SRPBCC family protein, which yields MAKLSKTTTVHAQVEDVFDFLEDKTHFPEFWPSMMEVSDIRDLPNGGKQFHWTYKMAGLRFEGDSEEVEVIPNRKLVSKNEKGIESTITWLMDGHGDETELTFEVDYKVPVPVLGKLAEKVVVKLNEHEADAVMANIKTQIEA from the coding sequence ATGGCAAAGCTCAGTAAAACGACAACCGTCCACGCTCAGGTCGAAGACGTCTTCGATTTCCTCGAGGACAAGACCCACTTCCCGGAATTCTGGCCGAGCATGATGGAAGTCTCCGATATCCGCGACCTGCCGAATGGAGGGAAGCAATTTCATTGGACATACAAGATGGCCGGTCTCCGCTTCGAGGGAGATAGTGAAGAAGTGGAAGTCATCCCGAACAGGAAGCTGGTGAGCAAGAACGAAAAGGGAATCGAGAGCACCATCACGTGGCTGATGGATGGTCACGGTGACGAGACCGAACTCACCTTTGAGGTGGACTACAAGGTGCCCGTACCTGTGCTCGGCAAGCTCGCTGAAAAGGTGGTCGTCAAGCTCAATGAGCACGAGGCCGATGCGGTGATGGCCAACATCAAGACCCAGATCGAGGCATGA
- a CDS encoding RNA-binding protein — protein MSKKLFVGSLSWGTNDEALRNAFAAHGEVSEAVVISDRDTGRSRGFGFVTFEDDEAADKAIAALNGTELDGRTIRVDVAQAKQRNGGGGGRGGYGGGW, from the coding sequence ATGTCGAAGAAACTGTTTGTTGGTAGTTTGAGCTGGGGCACGAACGACGAGGCACTGCGCAACGCGTTTGCCGCCCACGGCGAGGTCAGTGAAGCGGTAGTGATCAGCGATCGCGACACCGGCCGATCGCGCGGATTCGGTTTCGTCACCTTCGAGGATGACGAAGCGGCCGACAAGGCGATTGCAGCCCTCAACGGCACCGAGCTCGACGGACGCACCATTCGCGTTGACGTGGCCCAGGCCAAGCAGCGCAACGGCGGCGGCGGCGGTCGTGGCGGTTACGGCGGCGGCTGGTAA
- a CDS encoding DUF2270 domain-containing protein encodes MAIESNPLVDAIDESDTVTAVTHLYRAEMQRMSVWRQRLDVTSNWTVILATALTTFTLGSPDIPHYTLLLGLALVFISLFLEGRRYRHLHHSKWRLYLLESGFFANILSPPKSSDPSPDWIHLLAADLRQCDFSISWLTGIRLRLRRNYLLVIGFIAAVWVTKLFIHPTRVTSLTEFYARLHVGDFIPSWLVAATALAFLVTAAVLGLTCPSAEELEDWSVEYHRQRISEKDDQ; translated from the coding sequence ATGGCCATCGAATCTAATCCGCTAGTCGACGCCATCGATGAGAGTGACACGGTGACGGCAGTCACACACCTCTACAGGGCGGAGATGCAACGGATGTCGGTGTGGAGGCAGCGGCTTGACGTGACCTCGAACTGGACCGTCATCCTCGCCACCGCCTTGACGACGTTCACGCTCGGCTCCCCCGACATTCCTCACTACACGCTGCTGCTCGGCCTGGCGCTGGTCTTCATCTCGTTATTCCTCGAGGGCCGTCGTTACCGTCATCTGCACCACAGCAAGTGGCGGCTGTATCTCCTCGAATCGGGCTTCTTCGCGAACATCTTGAGTCCGCCGAAATCCTCGGATCCAAGCCCGGACTGGATCCATTTGCTCGCGGCAGACCTTCGTCAATGCGACTTTTCAATCAGCTGGTTGACCGGAATACGGCTCCGGCTCCGCCGCAATTACCTGTTGGTAATCGGGTTCATCGCCGCAGTCTGGGTCACCAAGCTCTTCATTCACCCTACCCGGGTCACCAGCCTGACCGAGTTCTACGCACGTCTCCATGTCGGTGATTTCATTCCTTCGTGGTTGGTGGCCGCGACTGCCCTCGCCTTTCTCGTAACTGCCGCCGTGCTCGGCCTCACCTGTCCGTCGGCCGAAGAGTTGGAAGACTGGAGCGTCGAGTATCACCGGCAGCGCATCAGTGAAAAGGACGATCAGTAG
- a CDS encoding nuclear transport factor 2 family protein, which translates to MTRNLSALFVCLFLIVIALPSAAADTGDDSAIKGVALDYLMGWYTGDAERMERALHPDLAKRIVRVDPKGKRDRVDHMSALTLVQYTRMGFGTKVPVEERVAEITILDRFGNAAVVKAVARDWVDYLQIGKVNGEWKIINVLWEMKPRPEN; encoded by the coding sequence ATGACCCGAAATCTGTCCGCGTTGTTTGTGTGTCTCTTCCTGATCGTGATCGCATTGCCGTCCGCGGCGGCGGATACGGGCGACGATTCAGCCATCAAGGGCGTCGCTCTTGACTACCTGATGGGTTGGTACACCGGTGATGCGGAGAGGATGGAACGAGCTCTCCATCCCGATCTCGCCAAACGCATCGTCCGGGTGGATCCCAAAGGCAAACGGGACCGGGTCGATCACATGTCGGCATTGACGCTTGTCCAGTACACGCGCATGGGCTTCGGAACCAAGGTTCCGGTCGAAGAGCGCGTGGCCGAGATCACAATTCTCGATCGTTTCGGCAACGCTGCAGTCGTCAAAGCGGTCGCCCGCGACTGGGTGGACTACCTTCAGATCGGAAAGGTGAACGGGGAGTGGAAGATCATCAACGTGCTGTGGGAGATGAAGCCCCGGCCCGAGAATTAG
- a CDS encoding adenylate/guanylate cyclase domain-containing protein: MSEPCSPLTSYLPPDVIEYPAKWLISENGSDPPDVFLFFNRIDICRFHEKRRLPGHLLVDDQTVSGRHCVITQDPDGRCFVRDTSRNGTRVDGRRLTPNLTTELETGQVLSIGRSLQLRLDGKLPEFASGGTDVESTLGVEPTTVVTVLVGDIRNYTTLVRLAGHADLQESVNRVFALLESEVQSLGGTIKEFQGDALFAFWEIGTNECHASCACRAALHLEQKVRKWAADPSVWSLGGHPLQMDFALATGMVTISGYGAEGAMSLSMVGEPVVLAFRIEKLAGTSTGPIIVCPVTRKMAENSFEFRDLGSHQPKGFDDPTHLYSLVKAKT; this comes from the coding sequence ATGAGCGAACCCTGCAGCCCACTCACGAGCTACCTCCCACCGGATGTCATTGAGTATCCGGCCAAATGGCTGATCTCCGAGAACGGTTCGGACCCGCCGGATGTCTTTCTTTTTTTCAACCGGATAGACATCTGCCGCTTCCACGAAAAGCGCCGCCTCCCGGGGCATCTGCTGGTCGACGACCAGACGGTCTCCGGCCGCCACTGTGTGATCACGCAGGATCCGGACGGCCGGTGTTTCGTCCGCGACACGAGCCGAAACGGCACCCGTGTCGACGGCCGGCGATTGACTCCGAATCTTACGACCGAGCTCGAGACCGGGCAGGTGTTGTCGATCGGGCGGAGTCTGCAGCTGAGGTTGGATGGGAAACTACCAGAGTTCGCCTCAGGCGGCACCGATGTCGAATCGACGCTCGGCGTCGAGCCAACCACGGTTGTCACCGTCCTGGTGGGAGATATCCGCAATTACACGACGCTCGTCCGTTTGGCCGGTCACGCCGACCTCCAGGAATCAGTCAACCGGGTCTTCGCGTTGCTGGAGTCCGAGGTGCAGTCCCTCGGCGGGACCATCAAGGAGTTTCAGGGTGACGCACTTTTCGCCTTCTGGGAAATTGGCACCAACGAGTGTCACGCCAGCTGTGCCTGCAGGGCCGCCCTGCACCTGGAACAAAAGGTCCGCAAATGGGCGGCCGACCCGTCGGTATGGAGTCTGGGCGGCCATCCGTTGCAGATGGATTTCGCTCTTGCAACTGGAATGGTCACCATTTCCGGGTATGGCGCTGAAGGAGCAATGAGCCTTTCGATGGTCGGCGAGCCAGTTGTGCTGGCCTTTCGAATCGAGAAACTGGCGGGGACCTCGACGGGACCCATCATCGTCTGTCCGGTCACCCGCAAGATGGCCGAGAATTCATTCGAATTCAGGGATCTCGGCTCTCATCAGCCAAAGGGCTTCGACGATCCGACACACCTCTACTCGCTGGTAAAGGCGAAAACCTGA
- a CDS encoding helix-turn-helix domain-containing protein, producing MKKASAMEFGRRLRDLRESLDVTQAELANAARMDQSLLSKYEREDVSPSWLQIERLLEALGQSPCALFPDECAAHLGSDDGFFSISYFSARPSDPTGIETPTATLRVHRESPMVKVFRLPPISSRYVLVREDEDTMIPDWYPGDHLVIDTKLEAQTGRIVVGYLDNVAMARRLVRDKKNLLLIASNRNYPPIPFIEKNWKHVGVIVYAMRSMAKRYSGAEIE from the coding sequence ATGAAGAAGGCAAGCGCTATGGAGTTTGGGCGGAGACTTCGAGACCTTCGCGAATCGTTGGATGTGACACAGGCCGAACTCGCCAATGCGGCACGGATGGATCAGAGCCTGTTGTCCAAGTACGAACGGGAGGATGTCAGCCCAAGCTGGCTTCAGATCGAACGGCTTCTCGAAGCTCTGGGCCAATCCCCGTGTGCCCTGTTTCCGGATGAATGCGCCGCCCACCTCGGCAGCGATGACGGGTTCTTTTCAATTTCATACTTCTCCGCACGGCCATCCGATCCGACGGGGATCGAGACGCCGACCGCGACGCTGCGGGTTCACCGGGAGTCTCCGATGGTCAAGGTCTTCCGTCTGCCGCCGATCTCGAGTCGTTACGTCCTCGTCAGAGAAGACGAGGACACGATGATTCCGGACTGGTACCCGGGCGACCACCTTGTCATCGACACCAAGCTCGAGGCGCAAACCGGCCGCATCGTGGTCGGTTACCTTGACAACGTCGCGATGGCGCGCCGCCTGGTACGCGACAAGAAGAACCTCCTGCTGATCGCCTCGAACCGTAACTATCCGCCAATCCCGTTTATCGAAAAAAACTGGAAACACGTGGGCGTCATCGTGTACGCAATGCGGAGCATGGCGAAGAGATATTCGGGAGCGGAGATCGAGTGA
- a CDS encoding alpha/beta fold hydrolase, translating into MIATFLPPPPLPPWLSKQLPFRRRAFADGEHTIHFVDEGDGPPVILQHGNPTWCYLWRKVIGILADQNIRVIAPDLVGLGLSSKPRDLGVHTLGFHAECIGSLVRELDLRDVTIAGQDWGGPIIGLTAARNADRIHGAVFANTALRVPSQEPRVTQFHRFSHRPLISDFAFRVLGFPLPTLHLVQGDRSSIGPAERRAYRWPLRRVRDRTAPLALARLVPLSLDSPTLETLREVDDWARSFAGPVRLVWGVRDPILGRSLKGARELFPDAKVVETDAGHFLQEEVPEKLADAILRVATTKS; encoded by the coding sequence GTGATCGCGACTTTTCTTCCCCCGCCGCCGCTCCCCCCCTGGCTCTCGAAGCAGCTGCCCTTCAGACGCCGTGCCTTCGCCGACGGCGAGCACACGATCCACTTCGTCGATGAGGGTGACGGCCCGCCGGTCATCCTGCAACACGGTAATCCCACCTGGTGTTATCTTTGGCGCAAGGTCATCGGGATCCTTGCCGACCAGAATATCCGCGTCATAGCCCCAGACCTGGTCGGCCTCGGCCTCAGCTCGAAGCCGCGCGATCTCGGCGTCCACACGCTCGGCTTTCACGCGGAATGCATCGGTTCCCTCGTCCGGGAGCTCGACCTTCGAGATGTGACCATCGCTGGCCAGGACTGGGGTGGACCGATCATTGGCCTGACGGCGGCCAGAAATGCGGACCGGATACACGGTGCGGTCTTCGCGAACACCGCCCTCCGCGTGCCATCCCAAGAACCGCGGGTGACGCAATTCCACCGATTCAGCCATCGGCCCCTGATCAGTGATTTCGCATTCCGCGTGCTCGGTTTTCCATTGCCGACGCTCCACCTCGTGCAGGGTGATCGATCGAGCATCGGACCTGCCGAGCGGCGCGCCTACCGCTGGCCGCTGCGCAGAGTGCGAGACCGCACGGCCCCGCTGGCCCTGGCCAGACTCGTCCCTTTGAGCCTCGACAGTCCGACCCTCGAAACCCTGCGGGAAGTAGACGACTGGGCCCGTTCCTTCGCCGGGCCGGTCAGGCTCGTGTGGGGCGTACGCGACCCGATCCTCGGCCGATCACTCAAGGGCGCCAGGGAGCTCTTTCCCGATGCCAAGGTCGTTGAAACCGATGCCGGTCACTTCCTCCAGGAAGAGGTCCCGGAGAAGCTGGCCGATGCGATTCTAAGGGTGGCGACCACAAAGTCCTGA
- a CDS encoding translation initiation factor, with the protein MPERLTARLRIEKAGRKGKTVTVVESLPRNRFFLKDLAAELKRACSSGGKAGETHVEVQGDHRGKIRELLRAKGWTVKG; encoded by the coding sequence GTGCCCGAAAGACTCACCGCGAGGCTCCGGATCGAGAAGGCCGGGCGGAAGGGCAAAACGGTGACCGTTGTCGAGAGCCTGCCGCGCAACCGTTTCTTTCTCAAGGATTTGGCCGCCGAGCTGAAGCGCGCCTGTAGCTCGGGCGGCAAGGCTGGAGAAACTCACGTCGAGGTGCAGGGAGATCACCGGGGGAAAATCAGGGAGCTGTTACGCGCCAAAGGGTGGACGGTGAAGGGATAA
- a CDS encoding DUF3795 domain-containing protein, protein MTSRTINRRTFISTGATVCGLCACARFPLVAWAGDEPIDPKKLNFCGYSCPEDCKFLEGTLENNVELKREAWKLWKIEERFGIEFDEEQAICFGCKTLDKPEGIVLKRCTVRACAQEKELDCCIECDELTDCDKDLWRRFPKFKQQVVEMQEKYRAQA, encoded by the coding sequence ATGACCTCACGAACCATCAATCGCCGGACCTTCATCTCCACCGGAGCGACAGTGTGCGGGCTTTGCGCCTGCGCGCGATTTCCGCTCGTCGCATGGGCCGGTGACGAACCGATCGACCCGAAGAAGCTCAACTTCTGCGGCTACAGCTGCCCCGAGGACTGCAAGTTCCTCGAGGGCACACTTGAAAACAACGTGGAACTCAAGCGTGAGGCCTGGAAGCTGTGGAAGATCGAGGAGCGATTCGGTATCGAATTCGACGAGGAGCAGGCCATCTGCTTTGGCTGCAAGACGCTCGACAAGCCCGAGGGGATCGTGCTGAAGCGCTGCACGGTTCGAGCCTGCGCCCAAGAAAAGGAGCTCGATTGCTGCATCGAGTGCGACGAGCTCACCGATTGCGACAAAGACCTTTGGCGGCGCTTCCCCAAGTTCAAGCAGCAGGTCGTCGAGATGCAGGAGAAGTATCGCGCACAGGCGTGA